The Methylotenera sp. G11 genome includes a window with the following:
- a CDS encoding 4a-hydroxytetrahydrobiopterin dehydratase, translating into MTSDRTYSELEIEARLKAELPHWYLENGWIRRKYRTSGWKATLMVVNTIGHLAEAAWHHPDLAVTYAYVIVKLCTHDAKGITDKDFQLAAKIEAVIGWQPANEGGALTGTPNDDPRFKYIKYD; encoded by the coding sequence ATGACGTCTGACCGCACATATTCAGAGTTGGAAATTGAAGCCAGGTTAAAGGCGGAGTTGCCGCATTGGTATCTCGAAAACGGCTGGATACGCCGCAAGTACAGAACCAGCGGCTGGAAGGCGACATTGATGGTTGTGAACACCATCGGTCACCTGGCAGAGGCGGCGTGGCATCACCCGGATCTGGCGGTGACTTATGCCTATGTCATCGTCAAGCTATGCACACATGATGCCAAAGGGATTACCGATAAGGATTTTCAGCTGGCGGCAAAAATCGAGGCAGTCATCGGCTGGCAGCCTGCCAATGAAGGTGGCGCCTTAACCGGCACGCCGAATGACGATCCCAGGTTCAAATATATTAAATACGATTAG